From a single Lolium rigidum isolate FL_2022 chromosome 7, APGP_CSIRO_Lrig_0.1, whole genome shotgun sequence genomic region:
- the LOC124671173 gene encoding F-box/kelch-repeat protein At5g15710-like → MDSTAAAASARAAAARPTSPSRPRTKPRGLDEETCLPTPNRAPSASPTSAAASPADAMDPRVWAALPDDLLLEILARVPPFLLSRLRAVSRRWGTVLRGGDPSFLAAHAAAPSHGPCLLAFTRGTPPHCGALSLPLRARYRLPLTFLPAWDLSLVGSSGGLVCLAGSDGAAFRTIVCNPLTQAWRALPAMRHNHPRQLVLAVDRKLRCYKLIAAASDDRTLPTEVYDSREDKWSVHQMMPAANLCSSKMAFCDSRLYLETLSPLGLMMYKVDAGHWEHIPAKFPRSLLDGYLVAGARRRLFLVGRIGLYSTLQSMRIWELDHGKTIWVEISRMPPKYFRALLRLSAERFECFGQDNLICFTSWNQGKGLLYDVDKKAWSWIAGCASQLCNTQFCFYEPRFDTSIF, encoded by the coding sequence ATggactcgacggcggcggcggcgagcgcgcgcgcggcggccgccCGGCCCACGAGTCCGTCGCGGCCGCGCACCAAGCCGCGGGGGCTCGACGAGGAGACCTGCTTGCCGACGCCCAACAGGGCGCCCTCCGCCTcccccacctccgccgccgcctcgcccgccgACGCCATGGACCCGCGCGTCTGGGCCGCGCTCCCGGACGACCTCCTCCTCGAAATCCTCGCGCGCGTCCCGCCCTTCCTGCTCTCCCGCCTCCGCGCAGTCTCGCGCCGCTGGGGCACCGTCCTGCGGGGCGGCGACCCATCCTTCCTCGCCGcgcacgccgccgcgccctcccacGGGCCCTGCCTCCTCGCCTTCACCCGCGGCACCCCGCCCCACTGCGGCGCGCTGAGCCTGCCGCTCCGCGCGCGGTACCGGCTGCCCCTCACCTTCCTCCCCGCCTGGGACCTCTCCCTCGTCGGCTCCTCGGGGGGCCTCGTCTGCCTCGCCGGCTCCGACGGGGCCGCATTCCGCACCATCGTCTGCAACCCGCTGACCCAGGCCTGGCGGGCGCTGCCGGCCATGCGCCACAACCACCCGCGCCAGCTCGTGCTCGCCGTCGACCGCAAACTCCGCTGCTACAAActcatcgccgccgccagcgacgacAGGACCCTCCCCACCGAGGTCTACGACTCCAGGGAGGACAAATGGTCCGTCCACCAGATGATGCCCGCCGCGAACCTCTGCTCCTCCAAGATGGCCTTCTGCGACTCCCGGCTCTACCTCGAGACGCTCTCGCCGCTCGGGCTGATGATGTACAAAGTGGACGCGGGCCATTGGGAGCACATACCAGCCAAGTTCCCGCGCTCGCTGCTGGATGGGTACCTCGTTGCCGGGGCTCGCAGACGGCTCTTCCTCGTCGGGAGGATCGGGCTGTACAGCACGCTGCAGAGCATGAGGATCTGGGAGCTGGATCATGGCAAGACCATCTGGGTCGAGATTAGCAGGATGCCGCCCAAGTACTTCAGGGCACTCCTCAGGCTGTCTGCTGAGAGGTTCGAGTGCTTTGGGCAGGACAACTTGATCTGTTTCACCTCGTGGAACCAGGGCAAAGGCCTTCTCTACGATGTCGACAAGAAGGCTTGGTCGTGGATTGCTGGTTGCGCAAGCCAGTTGTGCAATACACAGTTCTGCTTTTATGAGCCAAGGTTTGATACATCCATCTTTTGA